One window of the Lycorma delicatula isolate Av1 chromosome 3, ASM4794821v1, whole genome shotgun sequence genome contains the following:
- the LOC142322454 gene encoding putative salivary secreted peptide, with amino-acid sequence MYINKTMTASILFLIGLAIVVPLTSCYKHFPNKYENFGKRNESHNLIIGHYRWGDRLLYHNIINIHRSLFQTKSYYLKYPLHGYNNATINYVRVIDLKTDGTGGYPKLYQGGVGYRNITVHFTSQRSHGLHFNVTIYGK; translated from the exons atgtatattaataaaacgaTGACTGCAAGTATTTTATTTCTGATCGGCTTAGCCATTGTCGTTCCACTGACATCATGTTACAaacattttccaaataaatatgaaaattttggaaaaagaaatgaaagtcaCAATCTTATCATCGGTCACTACAGATGGGGAGACAg gtTATTGTATCACAACATAATTAATATTCACCGatcattatttcaaacaaaatcatACTACTTAAAATATCCATTACACGGTTATAATAATGCCACGATCAATTATGTGAGAGTCATTGATCTGAAAACAGACGGTACTGGTGGATATCCAAAATTATACCAAGGAGGAGTCGGTTATCGTAATATAACAGTACATTTTACATCCCAAAGAAGCCACGGACTTCATTTTAACGTGAcaatttatggaaaataa